Proteins from a genomic interval of Lelliottia amnigena:
- the purT_2 gene encoding phosphoribosylglycinamide formyltransferase 2, whose amino-acid sequence MVTLISQDLSEFALHVRAFLGLPVGGIRQYGPAASAVILPKLTSQNVMFDRVESAVGAGLQVRLFGKPEIDGSRRLGVTLSVADSVEEAVARAKKASASVIVRG is encoded by the coding sequence ATGGTGACGCTGATCTCTCAGGATTTATCAGAGTTTGCGCTGCACGTGCGCGCATTCCTGGGGTTGCCTGTGGGCGGAATTCGTCAGTACGGTCCGGCCGCGTCCGCCGTGATCCTGCCAAAGCTCACCAGTCAAAACGTAATGTTTGATCGCGTGGAATCTGCCGTGGGTGCAGGTCTGCAGGTACGTTTGTTTGGCAAGCCGGAAATTGACGGTTCGCGTCGTCTGGGCGTGACGTTATCGGTAGCGGATAGCGTAGAAGAGGCCGTTGCGAGAGCGAAAAAGGCCAGTGCGAGTGTGATCGTCAGAGGATAA
- the eda gene encoding KHG/KDPG aldolase: MKNWKTSAEAILTTGPVVPVIVVNKLEHAVPMAKALVAGGVRVLEVTLRTPCAMDAIRAIAKEVPDAIIGAGTVLNPQQLAEVTEAGAQFAISPGLTEPLLKAATEGSIPLIPGISTVSELMLGMDYGLKEFKFFPAEANGGTKALQAIAGPFSQVRFCPTGGISPANYRDYLALKSVLCIGGSWLVPADALEAGDWDRITKLAREAVEGAKQ, from the coding sequence ATGAAAAACTGGAAAACAAGTGCGGAAGCAATCCTGACAACCGGTCCTGTAGTGCCGGTTATCGTGGTGAATAAACTGGAGCACGCCGTTCCGATGGCGAAAGCGCTGGTTGCAGGTGGGGTTCGTGTTCTGGAAGTGACGCTACGTACGCCATGCGCGATGGATGCCATCCGCGCCATTGCGAAGGAAGTGCCTGATGCAATTATTGGTGCCGGTACCGTGCTGAATCCACAGCAGCTGGCTGAAGTGACGGAAGCGGGCGCGCAGTTTGCCATCAGCCCGGGCCTGACTGAGCCACTGCTGAAAGCAGCAACAGAAGGTTCTATCCCGTTAATTCCTGGGATCAGCACGGTTTCTGAACTGATGCTGGGTATGGACTACGGTCTTAAAGAGTTCAAATTCTTCCCGGCGGAAGCAAACGGCGGCACTAAAGCGCTGCAGGCGATTGCAGGCCCGTTCTCTCAGGTGCGTTTCTGCCCGACTGGCGGCATCTCGCCGGCAAACTACCGCGATTACCTGGCGCTGAAAAGCGTTCTGTGTATCGGTGGTTCCTGGCTGGTTCCGGCGGATGCGCTGGAAGCGGGCGACTGGGATCGCATCACCAAACTGGCGCGCGAAGCAGTCGAAGGCGCGAAGCAGTAA
- the ilvD_1 gene encoding phosphogluconate dehydratase, translating into MNGIVALLATGGSTNHTMHLVAMARAAGILINWDDFSELSDVVPLMARLYPNGPADINHFQAAGGVPVLIRELLKGGLLHEDVNTVAGFGLQRYTMEPWLNNGELDWRDGAREPLDEAVIATFDKPFSRHGGTKVLSGNLGRAVMKTSAVPVENQVVEAPAIIFESQHDVLPAFEAGLLNKDCVVVVRHQGPKANGMPELHKLMPPLGVLLDRCFKIALVTDGRLSGASGKVPSAIHVTPEAYDGGLLAKVRDGDIIRVNGQTGELTLLVDEAELEARKPHIPDLSASRVGTGREMFSALREKLSGAEQGATCITF; encoded by the coding sequence GTGAACGGTATTGTCGCGTTGCTGGCGACGGGCGGGTCAACGAACCACACCATGCATTTGGTGGCGATGGCACGCGCGGCAGGCATTCTGATTAACTGGGATGACTTCTCTGAGCTTTCCGATGTGGTTCCGCTGATGGCGCGTCTCTACCCGAACGGCCCGGCAGACATCAACCACTTCCAGGCGGCAGGCGGTGTACCGGTTCTGATCCGCGAGCTGCTGAAAGGCGGTCTGCTGCACGAAGATGTTAACACCGTTGCGGGCTTTGGCCTGCAGCGCTACACCATGGAACCGTGGCTGAATAACGGCGAACTGGACTGGCGCGACGGTGCGCGTGAGCCTCTCGATGAGGCCGTTATCGCGACGTTTGATAAACCCTTCTCCCGCCATGGCGGCACCAAGGTGCTGAGCGGAAATCTTGGTCGCGCGGTCATGAAGACGTCTGCGGTGCCGGTTGAAAACCAGGTGGTGGAAGCGCCGGCCATTATTTTTGAAAGCCAGCACGATGTTTTGCCTGCTTTCGAAGCGGGACTGTTAAACAAAGATTGCGTGGTGGTGGTGCGTCATCAGGGACCAAAAGCGAACGGCATGCCAGAATTACATAAACTTATGCCGCCACTTGGTGTATTATTGGACCGCTGTTTCAAAATTGCGTTGGTCACCGATGGACGACTGTCTGGCGCATCAGGTAAAGTGCCATCAGCGATTCACGTCACGCCCGAAGCCTATGATGGTGGATTGCTGGCGAAAGTCCGCGATGGCGACATCATCCGCGTGAATGGCCAGACAGGCGAATTGACCCTGCTGGTGGATGAAGCCGAACTTGAAGCCCGTAAGCCGCATATTCCTGACCTGAGCGCGTCGCGTGTGGGAACAGGGCGCGAAATGTTCAGTGCGCTGCGCGAGAAACTTTCCGGCGCTGAACAGGGTGCGACCTGTATTACGTTTTAA
- the ilvD_2 gene encoding phosphogluconate dehydratase: protein MNPVMLRVTQRIIERSEKTRSAYLARIQQAKTDTVHRSQLACGNLAHGFAACQPEDKASLKSMLRNNIAIITSYNDMLSAHQPYEHYPEIIRKALHSANAVGQVAGGVPAMCDGVTQGQDGMELSLLSREIIAMSAAVGLSHNMFDGALYLGVCDKIVPGLAMAALSFGHLPAIFVPSGPMASGLPNKEKVRIRQLYAEGKADRIALLEAEAASYHAPGTCTFYGTANTNQMVVEFMGMQLPGSSFIQPDAPLRQALTEAAARQVTRLTGNGNEWMPLGKMVDEKWW, encoded by the coding sequence ATGAATCCAGTAATGTTACGGGTAACACAGCGTATTATCGAACGCTCGGAAAAGACACGTTCTGCCTATCTCGCCCGCATCCAGCAGGCCAAAACCGACACGGTACATCGCTCCCAACTGGCCTGCGGTAATCTGGCCCACGGGTTTGCTGCCTGTCAGCCAGAAGATAAAGCGTCGCTGAAAAGCATGCTCCGTAACAATATTGCGATTATCACCTCTTACAACGACATGCTGTCCGCGCATCAACCCTACGAACACTATCCGGAGATCATCCGTAAAGCGCTGCACAGCGCCAACGCAGTCGGGCAAGTCGCAGGCGGCGTTCCGGCCATGTGCGACGGTGTCACGCAGGGGCAGGACGGCATGGAGCTGTCACTGCTGAGCCGCGAAATCATTGCCATGTCAGCAGCGGTCGGTTTGTCGCACAACATGTTCGATGGCGCGTTATACCTGGGCGTCTGCGATAAAATCGTCCCAGGTCTGGCGATGGCCGCGCTCTCATTCGGCCATTTACCGGCTATTTTCGTGCCGTCTGGCCCGATGGCGAGCGGCCTGCCGAACAAAGAAAAGGTGCGTATTCGTCAGCTTTATGCCGAGGGCAAAGCCGATCGTATTGCCCTGCTTGAAGCAGAAGCGGCCTCTTATCACGCACCGGGCACCTGTACCTTCTACGGCACGGCCAACACCAATCAGATGGTCGTGGAATTTATGGGTATGCAGTTGCCGGGTTCATCGTTCATTCAGCCGGATGCTCCGCTGCGCCAGGCGCTGACTGAAGCGGCAGCGCGTCAGGTCACGCGTTTGACCGGCAACGGAAACGAGTGGATGCCGCTCGGCAAAATGGTTGACGAAAAGTGGTGGTGA
- the zwf gene encoding glucose-6-phosphate 1-dehydrogenase, which produces MAVTQTAQACDLVIFGAKGDLARRKLLPSLYQLEKAGQIHPDTRILGVGRADWDKDAYTKVVREAIETFMKEKIDESLWDTLSGRLDFCNLDVNDTTAFGRLGEMLDQENRVTINYFAMPPSTFGAICKGLGEAKLNAKPARVVMEKPLGTSLATSREINDQVGEYFEECQVYRIDHYLGKETVLNLLALRFANSLFANNWDNRTIDHVEITVAEEVGIEGRWGYFDQAGQMRDMIQNHLLQILCMIAMSPPSDLSADNIRDEKVKVLKSLRRIDRSNVREKTVRGQYTAGFAQGKKVPGYLEEEGANKSSNTETFVAIRVDIDNWRWAGVPFYLRTGKRLPTKCSEVVVYFKNPELNLFKESWQELPQNKLTIRLQPDEGVDIQVLNKVPGLDHKHNLQTTKLDLSYSETFNETHLADAYERLLLETMRGIQALFVRRDEVEEAWKWVDSITEAWAADQDAPKPYQAGTWGPVASVAMITRDGRSWNEFE; this is translated from the coding sequence ATGGCGGTAACGCAAACAGCCCAGGCATGTGACCTGGTCATTTTCGGCGCGAAAGGCGATCTTGCACGCCGTAAATTGCTGCCTTCCCTGTATCAACTGGAAAAAGCAGGCCAGATTCACCCGGATACCCGCATCCTGGGCGTGGGTCGCGCTGACTGGGACAAAGACGCTTACACCAAAGTGGTGCGCGAAGCGATCGAGACTTTCATGAAAGAGAAAATTGATGAAAGTTTATGGGATACGCTGAGCGGTCGTCTTGATTTCTGCAACCTGGATGTCAACGATACCACCGCGTTCGGACGCCTCGGTGAGATGCTTGACCAGGAAAATCGCGTAACGATCAACTATTTTGCCATGCCGCCAAGTACGTTTGGTGCGATCTGCAAAGGCCTGGGTGAAGCGAAACTCAACGCAAAACCAGCGCGTGTGGTGATGGAAAAACCGCTGGGAACCTCGCTGGCGACGTCACGCGAAATCAACGATCAGGTGGGCGAATATTTCGAAGAGTGTCAGGTCTATCGTATCGACCACTATCTCGGCAAAGAGACGGTACTGAACCTGCTGGCGCTGCGTTTTGCTAACTCCCTGTTTGCCAATAACTGGGATAACCGCACTATCGATCACGTCGAAATCACCGTGGCCGAGGAAGTGGGCATCGAAGGCCGTTGGGGCTATTTCGACCAGGCCGGTCAGATGCGCGACATGATCCAAAACCACCTTCTGCAAATTCTGTGCATGATTGCGATGTCTCCGCCGTCTGACCTTTCAGCGGATAACATCCGTGATGAGAAGGTGAAAGTCCTCAAGTCGCTGCGCCGTATCGATCGCTCGAACGTGCGTGAGAAGACCGTTCGTGGGCAGTACACCGCTGGCTTTGCGCAGGGTAAAAAAGTACCGGGCTATCTGGAAGAAGAGGGCGCGAATAAGTCCAGCAACACCGAGACCTTTGTTGCCATTCGCGTGGATATCGATAACTGGCGCTGGGCGGGTGTCCCGTTCTATTTGCGCACCGGGAAACGCCTGCCGACGAAATGTTCCGAAGTGGTGGTATATTTCAAAAATCCAGAGCTGAATTTGTTCAAAGAGTCCTGGCAAGAACTGCCGCAGAACAAGCTGACCATCCGCTTGCAGCCTGACGAAGGTGTCGATATTCAGGTTCTGAACAAAGTGCCGGGGCTGGATCACAAGCACAACCTGCAGACCACCAAATTGGATCTGAGCTACTCCGAAACCTTCAATGAAACGCACCTTGCCGATGCGTACGAGCGTTTGCTGCTGGAAACCATGCGCGGTATCCAGGCGCTGTTTGTGCGTCGCGATGAAGTTGAAGAGGCATGGAAATGGGTCGACTCCATTACGGAAGCGTGGGCCGCCGATCAGGATGCGCCTAAACCGTATCAGGCAGGCACCTGGGGACCTGTGGCGTCTGTCGCGATGATCACCCGTGACGGCCGCTCCTGGAACGAGTTTGAGTAA
- the ybbH_1 gene encoding DNA-binding transcriptional regulator HexR — MNMLEKIQFQLEHLSKSERKVAEVILASPAQAIHSSIATLAQESGVSEPTVNRFCRSLETRGFPDFKLHLAQSLANGTPYVNRNVDEDDSVEAYTGKIFESAMATLDHVRQSLDRASVNRAVDLLTQAKKIAFFGLGSSAAVAHDAMNKFFRFNVPVIYSDDIVLQRMSCMNCNEDDVVVLISHTGRTKSLVELAQLARENDAMVIAITTAGTPLAREATLAITLDVPEDTDVYMPMVSRLAQLTVIDVLATGFTLRRGAKFRDNLKRVKEALKESRFDKELLIKGDVP; from the coding sequence ATGAACATGCTGGAAAAAATCCAGTTTCAACTGGAACACCTTAGCAAATCCGAGCGGAAAGTGGCTGAAGTTATTCTCGCCTCCCCTGCTCAGGCCATTCATTCAAGCATCGCCACGCTGGCACAAGAATCCGGTGTGAGCGAGCCCACCGTAAACCGGTTTTGCCGCAGTCTGGAGACGCGTGGTTTTCCTGATTTTAAACTGCATCTGGCGCAAAGTCTGGCAAACGGCACGCCTTATGTAAATCGCAATGTCGACGAAGATGACAGCGTTGAAGCCTACACCGGTAAAATTTTCGAATCGGCGATGGCGACGCTCGATCACGTCCGCCAGTCGCTGGACAGAGCCTCAGTCAATCGCGCCGTGGATTTGCTCACCCAGGCGAAAAAGATTGCCTTCTTTGGCCTTGGCTCATCGGCCGCAGTCGCGCATGATGCGATGAACAAATTTTTCCGTTTTAACGTGCCGGTTATCTATTCTGATGACATCGTCCTGCAACGCATGAGCTGTATGAATTGTAATGAGGATGATGTGGTCGTGCTTATCTCGCACACAGGGCGGACCAAAAGTCTGGTAGAACTGGCGCAGTTAGCGCGTGAAAACGATGCCATGGTCATCGCAATCACCACAGCCGGCACCCCACTGGCACGAGAAGCCACTTTAGCCATAACGCTCGACGTACCGGAAGATACGGACGTCTACATGCCAATGGTGTCCAGACTGGCGCAATTAACCGTCATTGACGTGCTGGCAACCGGTTTTACGCTGCGTCGTGGAGCGAAATTCCGAGATAACTTGAAGCGGGTCAAAGAAGCGCTTAAGGAATCGCGTTTTGATAAAGAGTTGCTCATTAAGGGCGATGTACCCTAA
- the pykA_1 gene encoding pyruvate kinase II: MSRRLRRTKIVTTLGPATDRDNNLEKIIAAGANVVRMNFSHGTPEDHKLRADKVREIAAKLGRHVAILGDLQGPKIRVSTFKEGKVFLNIGDKFLLDANLGKGEGDKERVGIDYKGLPADVVPGDILLLDDGRVQLKVLEVQGMKVFTEVTVGGPLSNNKGINKLGGGLSAEALTEKDKADIITAAQIGVDYLAVSFPRCGEDLNYARRLARDAGCDAKIVAKVERAEAVCSQDAMDDVILASDVVMVARGDLGVEIGDPELVGIQKALIRRARQLNRSVITATQMMESMITNPMPTRAEVMDVANAVLDGTDAVMLSAETAAGQYPAETVAAMARVCLGAGEDPKH; this comes from the coding sequence ATGTCCAGAAGGCTTCGCAGAACCAAGATCGTTACCACCTTAGGTCCGGCTACTGACCGCGATAATAACCTCGAGAAAATTATTGCCGCAGGCGCCAACGTGGTACGCATGAACTTCTCTCACGGTACACCAGAAGACCACAAATTACGTGCAGACAAAGTCCGTGAGATCGCGGCTAAACTGGGGCGTCACGTGGCTATCCTCGGTGACCTGCAGGGTCCGAAGATCCGCGTGTCGACATTTAAAGAAGGTAAAGTTTTCCTCAATATCGGCGACAAGTTCCTCCTGGATGCCAACCTGGGTAAAGGTGAAGGCGACAAAGAGAGAGTCGGCATTGACTATAAAGGTCTGCCCGCTGACGTTGTGCCGGGCGATATCCTGCTGCTGGATGATGGTCGCGTACAGCTGAAAGTGCTGGAAGTTCAGGGCATGAAAGTGTTCACCGAAGTCACCGTGGGCGGCCCACTGTCGAACAACAAAGGCATCAATAAACTGGGCGGCGGCCTGTCTGCAGAAGCGCTGACTGAGAAAGATAAGGCTGACATCATCACCGCCGCGCAAATCGGCGTCGACTATCTGGCTGTCTCCTTCCCGCGCTGCGGCGAGGACCTGAATTATGCACGCCGTCTGGCACGCGATGCAGGCTGCGATGCCAAAATCGTCGCGAAAGTCGAACGTGCAGAAGCCGTGTGCAGCCAGGACGCTATGGATGATGTGATTCTGGCCTCTGACGTAGTGATGGTGGCGCGTGGCGATCTGGGTGTTGAAATTGGCGACCCGGAACTCGTTGGGATCCAGAAAGCGCTGATTCGCCGTGCGCGTCAGCTGAATCGCTCGGTGATCACCGCGACTCAGATGATGGAGTCAATGATCACCAATCCAATGCCAACGCGTGCAGAAGTGATGGACGTGGCAAACGCCGTGCTGGATGGGACCGATGCCGTGATGCTCTCGGCGGAAACCGCAGCGGGTCAATATCCTGCTGAAACCGTTGCTGCCATGGCGCGTGTTTGCCTGGGCGCTGGAGAAGATCCCAAGCATTAA
- the pykA_2 gene encoding pyruvate kinase II: protein MFAWALEKIPSINVSKHRLDIQFDNVEEAISMSAMYAANHLKGVTAIITMTESGRTALMTSRISSGLPIFAMSRHERTLNLTTLYRGVTPVYFDSTSDGVAAANDAVNLLRDKGYLVSGDIVIVTQGDVMSTIGSTNTTRVMTVE from the coding sequence GTGTTTGCCTGGGCGCTGGAGAAGATCCCAAGCATTAACGTGTCTAAGCACCGCCTGGATATTCAGTTCGACAATGTGGAAGAAGCGATTTCCATGTCCGCGATGTACGCGGCGAACCATCTGAAAGGCGTAACCGCCATCATTACCATGACGGAATCAGGCCGTACGGCGCTCATGACGTCACGTATCAGCTCTGGTCTGCCTATCTTCGCCATGTCCCGCCACGAGCGCACGCTGAACCTGACGACGCTGTACCGTGGCGTCACGCCAGTGTACTTCGACAGCACCAGTGATGGCGTTGCTGCTGCTAACGATGCCGTTAACTTGCTGCGAGACAAAGGCTACCTGGTGTCCGGCGATATCGTTATTGTCACCCAAGGCGACGTAATGAGCACCATTGGCTCAACAAACACGACGCGTGTCATGACCGTCGAGTAA
- the msbB_1 gene encoding lipid A biosynthesis (KDO)2-(lauroyl)-lipid IVA acyltransferase: MAARVIPLFPVYDGKTHRLTIEVRPPMDDLLTADDHTIARRMNEEVEILVGPHLGQYTWILKLLKTRKPGEKEPYKRKELYPKK, translated from the coding sequence GTGGCGGCCCGCGTCATACCTCTCTTCCCGGTCTACGATGGGAAAACGCATCGACTGACCATTGAAGTCCGCCCGCCGATGGATGATTTGCTCACCGCAGACGATCATACGATTGCGCGTCGCATGAATGAAGAGGTCGAAATTCTGGTGGGGCCGCATCTGGGGCAGTACACCTGGATCCTCAAACTACTGAAAACGCGTAAGCCAGGCGAAAAAGAGCCTTACAAACGCAAAGAGTTATATCCGAAGAAATAA
- the msbB_2 gene encoding lipid A biosynthesis (KDO)2-(lauroyl)-lipid IVA acyltransferase, whose amino-acid sequence METQKNNIEYIPEFEKSFRHPRHWGAWLGVYAFAGIALLPAAVRDPLLGKIGLLAGRLGKSARRRAQINLYYCFPEKTDAEREAIIDVMFTTAPQAMAMMGELALRGPEKVINRVDWKGLEIIEEMRRNDEKVIFLVPHGWAVDIPAMLMASQGQKMAAMFHNQGNKIFDYVWNTVRRRFGGRLHARNDGIKPFIKSVRQGYWGYYLPDQDHGAEHSEFVDFFATYKATLPRDRPLNESVWRPASYLSSRSTMGKRID is encoded by the coding sequence ATGGAAACCCAAAAAAACAATATTGAATACATTCCCGAGTTTGAGAAATCCTTTCGCCATCCGCGCCACTGGGGGGCCTGGCTCGGTGTCTACGCCTTTGCTGGCATCGCCTTACTTCCCGCCGCTGTGCGCGATCCTTTACTGGGTAAAATAGGTTTACTTGCCGGTCGATTGGGAAAAAGCGCCCGTCGCCGCGCACAGATCAACCTGTACTACTGTTTCCCGGAAAAAACCGACGCCGAACGCGAAGCGATTATTGATGTCATGTTCACCACTGCGCCGCAGGCGATGGCGATGATGGGGGAACTGGCGTTACGCGGACCCGAAAAAGTGATCAATCGCGTCGACTGGAAAGGGCTGGAAATCATCGAGGAGATGCGTCGCAACGATGAGAAAGTGATTTTTCTGGTGCCGCACGGCTGGGCGGTGGATATTCCCGCGATGCTAATGGCGTCGCAGGGCCAGAAGATGGCGGCGATGTTCCATAACCAGGGCAACAAGATTTTCGATTACGTGTGGAACACAGTACGCCGCCGCTTCGGTGGGCGTTTGCATGCGCGTAACGACGGGATTAAACCCTTTATCAAATCTGTTCGTCAGGGATATTGGGGTTACTATTTGCCGGACCAGGATCATGGCGCTGAGCACAGCGAATTCGTTGATTTCTTTGCCACTTATAAAGCGACGCTGCCCCGCGATAGGCCGCTTAATGAAAGTGTGTGGCGGCCCGCGTCATACCTCTCTTCCCGGTCTACGATGGGAAAACGCATCGACTGA
- the lytM gene encoding peptidase M23 — translation MQQIARSVALAFNNLPRPHRVMLGSLTVLTLAVAVWRPYVYHPHSAPIVKTIELEKSEIRSLLPEASEPIDQAPQEDEAIPQDELDDKTANEAGIHEYVVSTGDTLSSVLNQYGIEMGDISQLAASDKELRNLKIGQQLSWTLTNDGDLQRLTWEVSRRETRTYDRAGNGFKMTSEMQQGDWVNSVLKGTVGGSFVASARDAGLTSGEISSVIKAMQWQMDFRKLKKGDEFSILMSREMLDGKREQSQLMGVRLRSDGKDYYAIRAEDGKFYDRNGTGLAKGFLRFPTSKQFRISSNFNPRRLNPVTGRVAPHRGVDFAMPQGTPVLSVGDGEVVIAKRSGAAGYYVAVRHGRTYTTRYMHLRKLLVQPGQKVKRGDRIALSGNTGRSTGPHLHYEVWINQQAVNPLTAKLPRTEGLTGKDRSDYLAQVKEVMPQLRFD, via the coding sequence GTGCAACAGATAGCCCGCTCTGTCGCCCTGGCATTTAACAATCTGCCTAGACCCCACCGCGTCATGCTGGGGTCTCTTACAGTTCTCACTTTAGCGGTCGCCGTCTGGCGGCCCTATGTGTACCACCCGCATTCAGCCCCTATCGTTAAAACCATCGAGCTGGAAAAGAGTGAAATCCGCTCGTTGTTACCTGAAGCCAGCGAGCCCATCGATCAGGCTCCGCAGGAAGATGAAGCGATCCCTCAGGATGAGCTGGATGACAAAACCGCAAATGAAGCCGGTATCCATGAATACGTCGTTTCGACAGGGGATACACTCAGCAGCGTATTGAATCAGTACGGCATTGAGATGGGCGATATCAGCCAGCTTGCTGCCTCAGATAAAGAATTACGCAACCTAAAAATTGGTCAACAGCTCTCCTGGACACTGACTAACGACGGCGATTTACAGCGCCTGACCTGGGAAGTCTCCCGTCGCGAAACCCGTACCTACGATCGTGCTGGAAACGGTTTCAAGATGACCAGTGAAATGCAGCAGGGCGACTGGGTTAATAGCGTGTTGAAAGGTACCGTTGGCGGCAGTTTTGTGGCCAGCGCCCGTGACGCCGGCTTAACCAGCGGTGAAATCAGCTCCGTCATCAAAGCGATGCAGTGGCAGATGGATTTCCGCAAACTGAAAAAAGGCGACGAGTTTTCTATTTTGATGTCCCGCGAAATGCTGGACGGCAAGCGCGAGCAGAGCCAACTGATGGGCGTACGTTTACGCTCTGACGGTAAAGATTATTACGCGATTCGCGCAGAAGACGGCAAGTTCTACGACCGTAACGGGACCGGGCTGGCTAAAGGATTCCTGCGTTTCCCAACGTCGAAGCAATTCCGAATTTCCTCCAACTTTAATCCACGCCGTCTGAACCCGGTGACGGGACGCGTCGCGCCACACCGTGGTGTTGACTTCGCGATGCCGCAAGGCACGCCAGTGCTCTCGGTGGGTGATGGTGAAGTAGTGATTGCTAAACGCAGCGGCGCGGCAGGGTATTACGTTGCCGTTCGTCACGGTCGCACCTACACCACCCGCTACATGCACCTGCGTAAACTGCTGGTTCAGCCGGGTCAGAAGGTGAAACGCGGCGACCGCATTGCGCTTTCAGGCAATACCGGACGCTCAACGGGGCCACATCTGCACTATGAAGTGTGGATTAACCAGCAGGCGGTTAACCCGTTGACGGCTAAATTGCCGCGTACCGAAGGGCTGACCGGTAAAGATCGCAGCGATTACCTGGCACAGGTGAAAGAAGTGATGCCGCAACTGCGTTTCGACTAG
- the znuA gene encoding high-affinity zinc uptake system protein znuA, which produces MLHKNTLLFAALSAALWGSAAQDVNAAVVASLKPLGFIASAIADGVTETQVLLPDGASEHDYSLRPSDAKRLQNADLVVWIGPEMEAFMQKSASQTPEQKKVTIAALAGVKPLLMKGSDDDDHDEGHNHGEGEKGDDHHHHGEYNMHLWLSPEIARLSAVAIHDKLVELMPQSRAKLDANLKDFEAQLAATDKQVGNELAPLKGKGYFVFHDAYGYYEKHYGLTPLGHFTVNPEIQPGAQRLHEIRTQLVEQKATCVFAEPQFRPAVVEAVARGTSVRMGTLDPLGTNITLSKTSYSQFLSQLANQYSSCLKGD; this is translated from the coding sequence ATGTTACATAAAAATACGCTTCTTTTCGCAGCATTATCCGCTGCCCTTTGGGGTAGCGCAGCACAAGATGTTAACGCCGCCGTTGTCGCTTCGCTTAAGCCGCTGGGATTTATCGCCTCTGCCATCGCCGATGGCGTCACTGAAACGCAGGTATTGCTGCCTGACGGTGCTTCAGAACATGACTATTCACTGCGTCCATCTGATGCAAAACGCTTACAGAACGCGGACTTAGTGGTGTGGATTGGTCCGGAGATGGAAGCGTTCATGCAGAAATCCGCGAGCCAGACTCCTGAGCAGAAAAAGGTCACCATCGCCGCACTTGCCGGTGTGAAACCGCTGCTCATGAAAGGGTCAGATGACGACGATCATGATGAAGGGCACAACCATGGTGAAGGTGAAAAAGGTGACGACCATCACCATCACGGTGAGTACAACATGCATCTTTGGCTTTCTCCAGAGATAGCGCGGCTCTCAGCGGTTGCAATCCACGATAAATTAGTGGAACTTATGCCGCAAAGTCGAGCCAAACTAGACGCCAACCTGAAAGATTTTGAGGCACAATTAGCCGCAACCGATAAGCAGGTTGGTAACGAGCTCGCACCGTTGAAAGGAAAAGGGTATTTCGTTTTTCATGATGCTTATGGCTACTATGAAAAACACTACGGTCTGACCCCGCTGGGGCATTTCACCGTCAACCCGGAAATTCAACCTGGTGCGCAGCGTTTACATGAAATAAGAACACAGTTGGTTGAGCAAAAAGCGACATGCGTTTTTGCTGAGCCACAGTTCAGGCCAGCGGTCGTTGAAGCCGTGGCCCGGGGAACTTCCGTGCGCATGGGAACCCTGGACCCGCTTGGAACCAATATTACGTTGAGTAAAACGAGCTATTCGCAGTTTCTCAGCCAATTGGCGAACCAGTATTCAAGCTGCCTGAAAGGAGATTAA